The following coding sequences lie in one Spinacia oleracea cultivar Varoflay chromosome 1, BTI_SOV_V1, whole genome shotgun sequence genomic window:
- the LOC110780188 gene encoding uncharacterized protein, whose amino-acid sequence MNVVSYSIHHDEAEICDRNNVPVWRAIGIYGWPEAANKHHTWELKWTLKTRSTLPMVVFGDFNEILGVHEKDGGVVRGERQMEAFRRAIENCEYRDLGFKGNIFTWQRGTSVNTIVRERLDRYIADTPCDVCGRVFSDAWRDGVGDPLHTRIEGVAQRLTSWAETTFGALQKRIKKAEKRLKEMQGGSLGANRLKCCNHIVDELDSLRRLEESYWHVRARANELRDGDTNTKYFHHKATQRRKRNTICGLFYVHDTWKNTKEDMDEIISKYFGELFATSCPSSLNDTLVGIDELVTDDIREVMDMEPTGDEIWAAIFQMHPNKAPGPDGMHALFFQKFWDVIGGDVIRFVKGWWRGEVELDEMKRRGEGREGAMALKLDMSKACDRVEWCFLEGVMIKMGFRHSWIRRVMNCLSSVSFSFKYNGSISGSLVSSRGLRQGDPISPYLFLICAEAFSMLIKKAADDNLIHGAKSIRQKVNLSKTKVSFSKCVGAERRKEIIDTLGVREVTKHEKYLGLPTIIGRSKKAVFSCLKERIWKKLQGWKKKLLSRPRKEVLIKAVAQAIPTYMMSIFKILDELIDEIHSTLARFWWGSKGTERKMHWRRWELLCLPKSMGGMGFRDLKCFNQALLAKQGRRLCEVTNSLLQGVLKPRYYKHTDFIEARRGFDPSYTWRSIWGAKSLLLDGLKWRVGNGTSIKVWDDSWIPGEGNVVVPTPLVDSNTELRVSDLIDADTGYWGCGYGEHKLYGGGQNRDIGHPSSKDWGK is encoded by the exons atgaatgTGGTCTCCTACTCTATTCATCATGATGAGGCAGAAATATGTGATAGGAATAATGTTCCGGTTTGGAGGGCGATTGGCATATATGGGTGGCcggaagctgctaacaaacatCACACGTGGGAGTTAAAGTGGACCTTGAAGACTCGTAGTACACTCCCCATGGTTGTGTTTGGCGACTTCAATGAGATTTTGGGAGTGCATGAGAAGGATGGTGGTGTTGTCCGTGGGGAGAGGCAAATGGAGGCGTTCCGAAGGGCAATCGAGAATTGCGAGTATAGAGACCTTGGTTTCAAAGGAAATATCTTTACCTGGCAACGGGGCACGTCAGTGAATACAATTGTTAGGGAGAGACTTGATAGATACATTGCGGATACCCCGTG TGACGTATGTGGAAGGGTTTTTTCGGATGCATGGAGGGATGGTGTTGGTGACCCGTTACATACTAGAATTGAAGGTGTGGCTCAGAGACTCACTTCGTGGGCCGAAACTACTTTTGGGGCTCTACAGAAAAGGATAAAGAAGGCTGAAAAGAGATTAAAAGAGATGCAAGGAGGATCTTTAGGCGCAAACCGGCTAAAATGTTGCAATCATATTGTGGATGAACTCGACAGTTTGCGTAGACTTGAAGAGTCGTATTGGCATGTCCGGGCAAGGGCAAATGAGTTACGGGACGGAGATACAAATACGAAATACTTTCACCATAAGGCCACTCAACGGAGAAAAAGAAATACCATTTGTGGTCTCTTTTATGTGCATGATACGTGGAAAAATACAAAGGAGGACATGGATGAGATCATTAGTAAGTATTTTGGTGAGCTCTTTGCCACGTCTTGTCCCAGTAGCCTTAATGATACATTGGTGGGAATTGATGAGTTGGTGACTGATGACATACGGGAGGTGATGGATATGGAGCCAACAGGGGATGAAATTTGGGCCGCTATCTTTCAAATGCACCCAAACAAGGCCCCGGGACCGGATGGAATGCATGCCTTATTTTTTCAGAAGTTCTGGGATGTTATTGGGGGCGATGTCATTCGTTTTGTTAAGGGATGGTGGAGGGGTGAGGTAGAGTTGGATGAG ATGAAGAGGAGGGGGGAAGGCCGAGAGGGTGCAATGGCATTGAAGTTAGACATGAGTAAAGCGTGTGATCGGGTGGAGTGGTGTTTCTTAGAGGGAGTTATGATTAAAATGGGATTTAGACATTCTTGGATTAGGCGAGTTATGAACTGCCTAAGCTCGGTGTCCTTCTCATTTAAATATAATGGGTCTATCTCTGGTTCTCTTGTTTCATCCCGGGGACTCCGTCAAGGAGATCCGATTTCACCATATTTATTCCTTATTTGTGCAGAGGCGTTTTCAATGTTGATAAAGAAGGCGGCGGATGATAATCTTATCCATGGTGCGAAG AGCATCCGTCAGAAAGTTAACCTTAGCAAGACAAAAGTCTCTTTTAGCAAGTGTGTAGGGGCGGAAAGGAGAAAGGAGATCATTGATACTTTAGGTGTTCGGGAGGTTACAAAGCATGAAAAGTACTTGGGGTTACCAACAATAATAGGGAGGTCAAAGAAGGCGGTTTTCTCTTGTTTAAAAGAAAGAATTTGGAAGAAGCTTCAAGGGTGGAAGAAGAAGTTACTTTCCCGCCCCAGGAAAGAGGTTCTTATCAAGGCAGTGGCTCAGGCTATCCCAACATATATGATGAGTATTTTCAAGATACTGGATGAATTAATTGATGAAATACACTCGACACTTGCTAGATTTTGGTGGGGGTCGAAAGGTACGGAGAGGAAAATGCATTGGCGTCGCTGGGAACTATTGTGTCTACCAAAGTCAATGGGGGGAATGGGGTTTCGTGACTTGAAGTGTTTCAACCAAGCTCTTTTGGCCAAGCAAGGGCGGCGTTTGTGCGAGGTAACTAACTCCCTACTGCAGGGTGTGCTCAAACCCAGGTACTACAAGCATACCGACTTCATTGAGGCTCGTAGGGGGTTTGACCCAAGCTACACATGGAGGAGTATATGGGGTGCAAAATCCTTGCTACTGGACGGCTTAAAATGGCGTGTGGGTAATGGTACCTCCATTAAGGTGTGGGACGACTCCTGGATACCTGGAGAAGGAAACGTTGTGGTGCCTACACCCCTTGTGGACAGCAACACAGAGTTACGTGTGAGTGACCTTATTGATGCAGACACGGGCTACTGGGGATGTGGATATGGTGAACACAAGCTTTATGGAGGTGGACAGAACCGCGATATTGGACATCCCTCTTCCAAGGACTGGGGAAAATGA